One Flavobacterium sp. 90 DNA segment encodes these proteins:
- a CDS encoding type I polyketide synthase, with protein sequence MKQISENDIAIIGMAGRFPNAKNIDEYWQNLVSGVNSIVKVDEEELLASGFSESMLNHKRFVNASSRLEDAKYFDADFFGLSNIEATHMDPQIRLLLQTSWHAIEDAGYDMSRLDVAVGNFCGMSTNSYLLKVLDTNSYTEHADPLLYRILNEKDFLATWISYKLNLTGPAMSVQTACSTSLLAVHLACQSLLNRECDMALAGGVSFDSNENIGYIHTPGSIYSKDGVCRPFDSAASGTVNGDGVGSIVLKRATDAIKDKDYVYALIKGTATNNDGANKQGYTTPSVSFQRDVVLEASGVADIDLESVGMIEAHGTGTLIGDPIEVAALTEAFREYTDKVQYCAIGSVKGNIGHLDAAAGIASIIKAALCVNKGILVPSINFSEANPSLQLSTSPFYVSQKTSVWPQHFELRRAGVSSLGVGGSNVHVLVEEPPMIDVEEETKRPFVVALSSLNQQNLQSQKKQLSEYVLANPTLTLADLEFSSLYGRKVMPYRFSVVCTDKDELVAQLNGIQNDNCFEGFGNIPETVFMFPGQGSQYANMALALYENNEAFKKDMNYCFDYLKTISQVDFKETIFSDDSVLLDKTENTQIGLFIVEYCLTKELMRAGIKPDAIIGHSLGEYTAACIVGSLTLEDALKLVYHRGRLMGMMPKGAMLLVQSTENDLKPLLLNGVSFCAFNADNSVVIGGSIEDIGEQCSILELNSIEYKKLKVSHAYHTQMMNDVLAEYDEILSQAEFKSFESVIFSTYTGDLVEPEVFCSKLYWLNQIIHPVKFSQAIKKAASHFSNPVFIEIGPGNGLSYFANTIFNHQVSTVSLLPRPSNKSNAVTNFYEAKAILLAKGVRFNLPEVHEGKRVPIPGYVFSKDRFWKPKIKINYKSFYDVKESYYKTNNQYKSDRLRSSIEIELAHDKEVSEELLNSLNDLNAQYLNEVKKLFSTTEKISNLIEVLYDEVVLDSEEITPSSIQFNKKRNVNSVFVAPETETEKSIQEYWSTILGYSPAGIQDNYFEVGGNSLLATKLLSLLSDKFEITLSFRELSECQTIKELAVLIDSKKEILELVETIEMDNNNDNYIEL encoded by the coding sequence ATGAAACAAATTTCTGAAAATGATATTGCCATAATAGGGATGGCTGGTCGGTTCCCTAACGCAAAAAACATAGATGAATATTGGCAAAATCTTGTTAGTGGTGTCAATAGTATCGTTAAAGTCGATGAAGAAGAGCTTCTTGCATCCGGTTTTTCTGAAAGTATGTTGAATCATAAGCGTTTTGTTAATGCAAGTTCAAGGCTTGAAGATGCAAAATACTTTGATGCTGATTTCTTTGGACTATCAAATATAGAGGCTACACATATGGATCCTCAAATTAGATTGTTATTGCAAACGAGCTGGCATGCCATAGAAGATGCCGGTTATGATATGAGTCGTCTCGATGTGGCTGTAGGAAACTTTTGTGGAATGTCTACGAACTCTTATTTATTAAAAGTATTAGATACAAATTCATATACAGAGCATGCAGATCCTTTGTTGTACAGAATCTTAAATGAAAAAGATTTTTTGGCAACGTGGATTTCTTATAAGCTTAATCTAACAGGACCGGCAATGAGCGTGCAAACAGCTTGTTCGACTTCATTACTTGCCGTTCATTTAGCCTGTCAAAGTTTATTGAATCGCGAATGTGATATGGCTTTGGCGGGAGGAGTATCTTTCGATTCAAATGAAAATATAGGTTATATACATACACCCGGATCCATCTATTCTAAAGACGGAGTTTGTCGTCCTTTTGACAGCGCTGCCAGCGGAACAGTTAATGGAGACGGCGTTGGTTCGATTGTTTTAAAAAGAGCAACCGATGCTATAAAAGACAAAGATTATGTTTATGCATTGATAAAAGGAACTGCAACAAATAATGACGGAGCCAACAAACAGGGATATACCACTCCAAGTGTAAGTTTTCAAAGAGATGTCGTTCTTGAAGCTTCAGGAGTTGCAGATATTGATCTGGAATCTGTGGGAATGATTGAAGCACATGGTACAGGAACTTTAATTGGAGATCCGATTGAAGTAGCGGCACTTACCGAAGCATTTCGGGAATACACAGATAAGGTGCAATATTGTGCTATTGGTTCTGTAAAAGGAAATATTGGACATTTGGATGCAGCTGCAGGAATAGCTTCGATTATTAAAGCCGCATTATGTGTGAATAAAGGGATTCTGGTACCGAGTATTAATTTTTCAGAAGCGAATCCTTCTTTACAATTAAGTACTTCTCCTTTTTATGTGAGCCAAAAAACGTCAGTATGGCCACAACATTTTGAACTTAGAAGAGCAGGAGTTAGTTCTTTAGGAGTTGGCGGAAGTAATGTTCACGTGCTTGTTGAAGAACCGCCAATGATCGATGTAGAAGAAGAAACTAAAAGACCTTTTGTAGTCGCATTATCTTCTTTGAACCAACAAAATTTGCAATCGCAGAAAAAACAATTATCAGAATATGTATTAGCAAATCCAACACTAACACTTGCTGATTTAGAATTTTCGAGCCTTTACGGAAGAAAAGTTATGCCGTACAGATTTAGTGTGGTTTGTACTGATAAAGATGAATTAGTAGCGCAATTAAACGGAATTCAAAACGATAATTGTTTTGAAGGATTTGGAAATATACCCGAAACGGTGTTCATGTTTCCGGGACAAGGCAGCCAATATGCGAATATGGCATTAGCATTATATGAGAATAATGAAGCCTTTAAAAAGGATATGAATTATTGTTTTGATTATCTGAAAACAATATCTCAGGTTGATTTTAAGGAAACCATTTTCTCTGATGACAGTGTTTTATTAGATAAAACCGAAAATACGCAAATAGGCTTATTCATAGTTGAATATTGCCTTACCAAAGAATTAATGAGAGCCGGAATCAAACCGGATGCAATCATCGGACACAGTTTGGGAGAATATACAGCGGCTTGTATTGTAGGTTCTCTTACACTGGAAGATGCATTAAAACTCGTTTACCATCGCGGAAGATTAATGGGAATGATGCCAAAAGGAGCAATGCTTCTGGTACAATCTACAGAAAATGACCTAAAACCATTATTGCTAAACGGAGTTTCTTTTTGTGCTTTCAATGCTGATAATAGTGTTGTAATTGGAGGATCGATAGAAGATATTGGTGAGCAATGCAGCATATTGGAATTAAATAGCATCGAATACAAAAAATTAAAAGTATCCCACGCTTATCATACGCAAATGATGAACGATGTCTTAGCTGAATATGATGAAATATTGTCTCAGGCAGAGTTTAAAAGTTTTGAATCTGTAATATTTTCTACCTATACAGGTGATCTTGTAGAACCGGAAGTTTTTTGTTCTAAACTGTATTGGTTAAACCAAATCATTCATCCTGTAAAGTTTTCGCAAGCGATAAAAAAGGCAGCTTCTCATTTTTCGAATCCTGTTTTTATTGAAATTGGACCAGGAAACGGATTGTCTTATTTTGCCAATACGATCTTTAATCATCAGGTTAGCACCGTTAGTTTATTGCCAAGACCATCCAATAAAAGCAATGCTGTAACTAATTTTTATGAAGCAAAAGCGATTCTTCTTGCAAAAGGAGTACGTTTTAATTTACCTGAAGTTCACGAAGGAAAAAGAGTTCCGATACCAGGTTACGTTTTTTCAAAAGACAGGTTTTGGAAACCAAAAATCAAGATCAATTACAAGAGTTTTTACGACGTAAAGGAATCTTATTATAAGACCAACAATCAATATAAAAGCGACCGACTAAGATCTTCAATAGAGATTGAACTTGCTCATGATAAGGAAGTTTCAGAGGAGCTATTAAACAGCTTAAACGATTTAAATGCGCAGTATTTAAATGAAGTTAAAAAGCTTTTTTCGACAACAGAAAAAATTAGTAATCTAATTGAAGTATTGTATGATGAGGTTGTTTTAGATAGTGAAGAAATAACTCCAAGCTCTATACAATTCAATAAAAAAAGAAATGTCAACAGTGTATTTGTAGCACCGGAAACTGAAACCGAAAAAAGTATCCAGGAATATTGGAGCACTATTTTAGGCTATTCTCCTGCAGGAATACAAGACAATTATTTTGAAGTAGGCGGAAACTCTTTATTGGCTACAAAATTACTGTCTTTATTGTCTGATAAATTCGAAATCACATTGTCTTTCAGAGAGTTGTCAGAATGCCAGACGATAAAAGAACTGGCTGTTTTGATCGACTCAAAAAAGGAAATTCTCGAGTTAGTAGAGACCATCGAAATGGATAATAATAACGACAATTATATTGAATTATGA
- a CDS encoding non-ribosomal peptide synthetase → MNIELLLKELIENKVKLSVKEDKLLCQLPEKGIDDALFSKLQQHKEEVKQFIQNTKKNKLKKSPILKQDKNALDKPLSFAQQRLWVLDQIEGSTHYNISNALLLKGNLNKAIFQKAFDTILERHEVLRTVYDLDKNGNAIQIVQPFVPIQIGNEDLRSFNKEEQDTIIYKIQTEESKKVFNLKSDIMLRVKLLQIKEDEFIAVVNMHHIATDGWSIGILINEFNTLYTAYSQGKLNPLTELEIQYSDYAHWQQETLKEEKLEELKNYWLNQLSDLPPVHSLPLDYTRPKVQTFEGDTIYSQIDSTTLNSLKKICDKEGATLFTGLHTIFGLLLARYSNETDIIMGTPIANREQSEVKNLIGFFVNMLVLRSNLSQNESFVTLINRNKEMMYDAFSHQQMPFDMLVSELQPKRNPNYSSLFQIMFVLQNNEKAEPKLPELSLKQIEQSKPFAMYDLSFTVNEDENGLALSWEYNKDIFKKASIERMSNHFERLLKSLIEFPHANVGKANIISNHERNELIIGLNQTDVKYATDKTVLDLFEEQVKSTPDYTAVKFEEKEYSYHQLNQLANQLANYLKENYGITANDLVGIQLERSEKMPLSIISILKAGAAYVPIGVDYPEDRISYIIEDARIKVVINERELEKFFSVKDDYATENLSFKPVPNDLAYCIYTSGSTGVPKGVLNQHAGLFNRLVWMKDDLNVKEKEVFLQKTPYTFDVSVWEFLLPVSIGSTLIIAKPDGHKDPEYLKEIIEKEQVSIIHFVPSMLSVFLQFATYKEVSALKHIICSGEELLPKIVSQSKTQFPQTRIHNYYGPTEAAIDVTAIDVTDLEISNTVTIGKPVANTRIYIVDEALNLQPAGIAGELLISGIQVAKGYLNLPDLTKERFIDDPFIAGERVYRTGDIASWNEDGTIKYLGRKDNQVKIRGNRIELGAITTALLLKPDLKEAIVTVYKKEDLEHELVAYVVSDEVQNASALRKFLSERIPEYEIPSYFVQVDKLTLSSNGKADTKALPSPEHHKLSTGIAYESPRNEKEEKLIQIFANELDRDHKEIGIHDNFFDLGANSIKLIKILNTINKEFDMDLKPVLLFQYATINALVEYAFTETSQEEDEDDFALSDEIDSLMDLMED, encoded by the coding sequence ATGAATATAGAATTATTGTTAAAAGAGTTAATTGAAAATAAGGTAAAGCTTTCTGTAAAGGAAGATAAACTATTATGTCAATTACCGGAAAAAGGAATTGACGATGCTCTGTTTTCTAAATTACAACAACATAAGGAAGAGGTTAAACAATTTATTCAGAACACAAAAAAGAATAAACTTAAAAAATCACCAATCCTAAAACAAGATAAAAACGCATTAGATAAACCGCTTTCTTTTGCGCAGCAGCGTTTATGGGTTTTAGATCAAATTGAAGGAAGTACACATTATAATATTTCAAATGCTTTATTATTAAAAGGAAATTTAAATAAAGCTATTTTTCAAAAAGCATTCGATACCATTCTCGAGCGTCATGAAGTATTGCGAACCGTATATGATTTGGATAAGAATGGCAATGCTATTCAGATTGTGCAGCCGTTTGTTCCAATTCAAATAGGGAATGAGGACTTGCGCAGTTTCAATAAAGAAGAGCAGGATACAATTATATATAAAATTCAAACAGAAGAATCTAAAAAAGTTTTTAACCTGAAAAGCGACATCATGCTTCGGGTTAAATTACTTCAGATTAAGGAAGATGAATTTATTGCTGTAGTTAATATGCATCATATTGCTACAGACGGTTGGTCAATAGGAATTTTAATTAATGAATTTAATACTTTATACACAGCTTATTCTCAGGGAAAATTAAACCCTTTGACGGAGCTGGAGATTCAATATTCTGATTATGCACATTGGCAACAGGAAACATTAAAAGAGGAAAAATTAGAAGAATTAAAAAATTACTGGTTAAATCAATTGTCAGATTTGCCACCGGTACATAGTTTACCTCTTGATTATACACGACCTAAAGTACAAACTTTTGAAGGTGATACAATTTACTCCCAAATTGATAGCACAACTTTAAACAGCTTAAAGAAGATATGCGATAAAGAAGGAGCGACTTTATTTACGGGATTACATACCATTTTTGGTCTTTTATTGGCAAGATATAGTAATGAAACCGACATAATAATGGGTACACCTATTGCAAACAGAGAACAATCAGAAGTTAAAAATCTGATAGGTTTCTTTGTTAATATGCTGGTGTTGCGCAGTAATTTGTCTCAGAATGAAAGTTTTGTAACATTAATTAATCGAAATAAAGAGATGATGTATGATGCTTTTTCGCATCAGCAAATGCCTTTTGATATGTTAGTGTCAGAATTACAACCAAAGCGAAATCCAAATTACAGTTCTCTTTTTCAGATCATGTTTGTTTTGCAAAACAATGAAAAAGCAGAACCGAAACTACCGGAATTATCTTTAAAACAAATCGAACAATCAAAACCATTTGCGATGTACGATTTGTCTTTTACGGTCAACGAAGACGAGAATGGTTTAGCATTGAGTTGGGAATACAACAAAGATATTTTTAAGAAAGCGTCAATAGAACGAATGTCTAATCATTTTGAACGCCTGCTTAAATCATTAATAGAATTTCCGCACGCAAATGTGGGCAAAGCTAATATTATCAGTAATCATGAACGAAATGAGCTGATTATTGGTTTGAACCAAACAGATGTAAAATATGCAACAGATAAAACAGTACTTGATCTGTTTGAAGAACAGGTAAAAAGTACTCCGGATTATACAGCAGTCAAATTTGAAGAAAAAGAATATTCGTATCATCAATTAAATCAATTGGCAAATCAATTGGCGAATTATTTAAAAGAAAATTACGGAATCACAGCCAATGATTTAGTTGGAATACAATTAGAGAGAAGCGAAAAAATGCCTTTGTCGATTATTTCCATCTTAAAAGCAGGCGCAGCTTATGTTCCTATTGGAGTTGATTATCCTGAGGATCGTATCAGTTACATTATAGAAGATGCCAGAATAAAAGTTGTGATTAATGAAAGGGAGTTAGAAAAATTCTTCTCAGTAAAAGATGATTATGCTACAGAGAACCTTTCTTTTAAGCCAGTTCCAAATGATTTAGCTTATTGTATTTATACTTCCGGTTCAACAGGAGTGCCCAAAGGAGTCTTAAATCAACATGCAGGTTTGTTCAACAGATTAGTATGGATGAAAGATGATTTGAATGTAAAAGAAAAGGAAGTTTTTTTACAGAAAACGCCTTATACATTCGATGTTTCGGTATGGGAATTTTTACTTCCTGTAAGTATTGGCAGCACCTTAATTATCGCAAAACCAGACGGACATAAAGATCCGGAATATCTAAAAGAAATAATAGAGAAAGAACAAGTAAGTATCATTCATTTTGTTCCTTCGATGTTAAGTGTTTTTCTGCAATTTGCTACTTACAAAGAAGTTTCAGCCCTTAAGCATATTATTTGTAGTGGAGAAGAATTACTTCCTAAAATAGTAAGCCAAAGCAAAACACAATTTCCTCAAACCAGAATTCATAATTATTACGGACCAACAGAAGCTGCCATAGATGTAACCGCAATAGATGTTACAGATTTGGAGATCTCAAATACCGTAACCATTGGAAAACCTGTTGCAAATACAAGAATTTATATTGTTGATGAAGCACTTAATTTACAACCGGCAGGAATTGCAGGAGAACTATTAATATCTGGAATACAGGTTGCCAAAGGATATCTTAATCTGCCTGATTTAACAAAAGAAAGATTTATTGATGATCCGTTTATTGCTGGCGAAAGAGTTTACAGAACCGGAGATATCGCATCATGGAATGAAGATGGAACAATAAAATATCTGGGCAGAAAAGACAATCAGGTTAAAATAAGAGGTAACAGAATCGAATTGGGTGCAATAACAACCGCTTTGTTGTTAAAACCGGATTTAAAGGAAGCTATCGTAACCGTTTATAAAAAAGAAGATTTAGAGCATGAATTAGTAGCTTATGTAGTTTCTGATGAAGTTCAGAATGCATCGGCTTTGCGCAAGTTCTTATCGGAAAGAATTCCGGAATATGAAATCCCGTCCTATTTTGTTCAGGTAGATAAATTAACACTTTCATCAAACGGAAAAGCAGATACAAAAGCATTACCAAGTCCGGAACATCATAAACTATCGACCGGAATTGCCTATGAATCTCCACGAAATGAAAAAGAAGAAAAACTAATTCAAATTTTCGCAAATGAACTTGACAGAGATCATAAAGAGATCGGAATTCATGATAACTTCTTTGACTTAGGAGCCAACTCTATTAAACTAATTAAAATTCTGAACACCATTAACAAAGAATTTGACATGGATTTAAAACCTGTCTTATTGTTTCAATATGCCACAATAAATGCATTGGTAGAATATGCATTTACGGAAACTTCACAAGAAGAGGACGAAGACGATTTTGCTCTTTCAGATGAAATTGACAGTTTGATGGATCTGATGGAAGATTAA
- a CDS encoding TauD/TfdA family dioxygenase, which produces MEIKNVDEIAGLKILLQIDEDISPIDWAKNNKDFVESFLSTEGALLIRGFKNVDENEFGEILGNLFGEELLDYTYRSTPRTELKNKVYTATEYHPSETIPQHNENAYSNAWPMRIGFLCVTVAQKLGNTPISDSRLAYKKIPQEIRDEFEKKGVMYVRNYSDIDLPWTEVFQTEDKSEVENYCRKNNIDFEWTENGLRTKQTNQASINHPVTNDKLWFNQAHLFHVSSLDEEIQEGLIELLGEENLPRNAYYGDGTPIDLETLALIRNVYEDTKVTFQWEKNDLLILDNMLYTHGREPFEGPRKILVGMGRKY; this is translated from the coding sequence ATGGAAATTAAAAATGTTGACGAAATAGCCGGTTTAAAAATTTTACTTCAAATTGATGAAGACATTTCTCCAATTGATTGGGCAAAGAACAATAAAGATTTTGTTGAATCATTTCTGTCTACAGAAGGAGCATTGCTAATCAGAGGTTTTAAAAATGTAGATGAAAATGAGTTTGGTGAAATTTTAGGAAATCTTTTTGGAGAAGAATTATTGGATTATACCTATAGATCAACTCCAAGAACTGAATTAAAAAATAAAGTATATACAGCGACTGAATATCATCCTTCTGAAACTATTCCGCAGCATAACGAAAATGCATATTCTAATGCATGGCCAATGAGAATAGGCTTTTTATGTGTAACTGTAGCTCAGAAATTAGGAAATACACCTATATCAGATAGTCGATTGGCGTATAAAAAAATACCACAGGAAATACGTGATGAGTTTGAAAAAAAGGGAGTTATGTATGTGCGAAATTATTCGGATATCGATTTGCCTTGGACAGAAGTTTTTCAGACAGAAGACAAATCAGAGGTAGAGAACTATTGCAGAAAGAACAATATCGATTTTGAATGGACTGAGAACGGATTGAGAACAAAACAAACCAATCAAGCCAGTATTAATCATCCTGTAACTAACGATAAACTTTGGTTCAATCAGGCACATTTGTTTCATGTAAGCAGTTTAGACGAGGAAATACAGGAAGGTCTTATTGAGCTTTTGGGAGAAGAAAACTTACCAAGAAACGCTTATTATGGAGATGGAACTCCTATTGATTTAGAAACACTTGCGTTGATAAGAAATGTATATGAAGATACAAAAGTTACTTTTCAATGGGAGAAAAATGATCTTTTGATATTAGATAATATGCTTTATACCCACGGTAGAGAACCTTTTGAAGGACCAAGAAAAATTTTGGTTGGTATGGGAAGAAAGTACTAA